The segment CGCCACCAAAAGTTGAAAAAACACTACTGTTCTGGTCCAATTTTCCACACGATCCAATTCTCGCCAACCACCGTGGAAATTGAAAACAGTCACAGCCGCGCCACTTGGAACAATTCGATTTCCATACCTCCATTCCCATTTCCACGTTGGAAACATGTGATGATGACGATTGGTCAGGGCGAACGCACTTTTGTCATATGCAGACATTAAGAAAATAGCAGGAAACAAATAGGTGGGAAGTGGGGGGAAAAAACGATATAAACGAGGACAAAAGGAATGCAAAGTTCGATTTTGGGGGTTTCAGAAGAGAATGGCGAGTACCAGACCAGGGCACAGAGCTTCTAGATCGTTCAATGTGATTCGAACCTCGGTGGCCGTGTTGCCAATGGCCCCGCCCTATAGTCCCGCCATGGATTCAAACAGAATGCACGACTTTTCGCCCAAAGTGCGCGTCTGTAAAAGGGTAAATTCTGCCTCTGTGCTTAGCCACAAAGATCCCGGGTTCGAGTCCCGGGAGCCCACTTCGCCCAAAGTAAGCTGTATAGGCCAGATCAAAATGAAACCCCAATGGGTGAAGGAAAAGGCGGCGGCGGCGGCGGCCGCCAAGCCAGCTAAGAATGCAAATAACAGTAATAATAAATTCTCTAAGCTGAAGAAATTCATGTTTGGTAAGCGCCATGGAAAGAAAATTGGTGATAATAACACGGGGGTTGAAGAACCAGAAGCTAAGCCCAAGGAAGAGGTGCGAAGCAGTGAAGGTTTTCCGTCGTTGGGGAAGATTAAGCGCTACTCTTCGGCTCGATATGACCATAAATTTGGCGACTTGTTTGTTGAGGATGAGGGGATCATTggtaaagatgatgaagaaatagctTCTGCCATTAATGCGTGGTAGTGGTGCTCTGTTCAGGGTTGGAGTTTCAGGGGAAAAACGCGCTTCAGCATGTGACTGTGGGCTTATACAAGTTGTGTGGgtttttctttgttcttttccaGATCGCCATATTACCTTAAATGAAGCAGATATGTTTATAAATTTGGATCAGTTTTGCAGATTGTTCATAAATTTGGCTCAGTTTTGCAGATTGTTCATAAATTTGGCTCAGTTCTGCAGATATGTTCTGGCAGTCGGTTTAATTTCCGGTTGTGATGAACTTGCAGAGTTGTCCATTAACGGGATTTCTTTTGTTTgggaattttatttttgtttccgaCGTTCCCTGTAATGGGAATTCTGTTCTGAAACAAATCTTTGTTTAGCGGGTTTGGGTTTCCCATTATTGTACTGTGCTGTAAATAATATCTCCTCCATTTCTTGCAGATGCcgccttctttcttcttctccatttaTTGGTTGAAATCAAAACCAGTAGTTTTTTAACTCAGTGACTTTGAGCAATTTTTTACGATTATTGTTTGTTGAGtgtgtttattttttaattatatttttcaaataagATAGATGCTGCATTTTTG is part of the Cryptomeria japonica chromosome 10, Sugi_1.0, whole genome shotgun sequence genome and harbors:
- the LOC131057714 gene encoding uncharacterized protein At1g76070 is translated as MASTRPGHRASRSFNVIRTSVAVLPMAPPYSPAMDSNRMHDFSPKVRVCKRVNSASVLSHKDPGFESREPTSPKVSCIGQIKMKPQWVKEKAAAAAAAKPAKNANNSNNKFSKLKKFMFGKRHGKKIGDNNTGVEEPEAKPKEEVRSSEGFPSLGKIKRYSSARYDHKFGDLFVEDEGIIGKDDEEIASAINAW